Proteins from a single region of Streptomyces sp. HUAS 15-9:
- a CDS encoding C40 family peptidase, with amino-acid sequence MGSHRRLVPSGFNRGAVVLCVLSAAAAALGAVPAAAAPHGDPRAEVDRLYQEAENATEAFDRAGERAGVLRRQVSDAQDHIARQQERINTMRDELGSLAGAQYRSGGIDPTVALLFSDDPEDYLDKAATLDRIGAHQAGRLKELQSALRELAQERSETVGKLTELERSRKAVASHKRTVEKKLAEARKLLNSLPDAERAAYERATRGARQYMPELSGSAAPAGRAAAALAAARSALGRPYVWGANGPSGFDCSGLMQWSYAHAGVQLPRTSQEQRYAGRRIPLSQVRPGDLVVYRSDAGHVAMYAGNGQVIHAPHPGAPVRYDPVGMMPISSVTRV; translated from the coding sequence GTGGGGTCCCATCGCCGCCTTGTACCGTCCGGGTTCAACCGGGGCGCCGTCGTCCTGTGCGTCCTGTCCGCCGCCGCCGCGGCCCTCGGCGCCGTACCGGCGGCAGCCGCGCCGCACGGCGACCCCCGCGCCGAGGTGGACCGCCTCTACCAGGAGGCGGAGAACGCGACCGAGGCCTTCGACAGGGCCGGCGAACGCGCGGGCGTGCTGCGCAGGCAGGTCAGCGACGCACAGGACCACATCGCCCGTCAGCAGGAGCGCATCAACACCATGCGGGACGAGCTCGGTTCGCTGGCCGGCGCCCAGTACCGCTCGGGTGGCATCGATCCCACCGTGGCCCTGCTCTTCTCCGACGACCCGGAGGACTACCTCGACAAGGCGGCCACGCTCGACCGGATCGGCGCCCACCAGGCCGGCCGGCTCAAGGAGCTTCAGTCGGCCCTGCGCGAACTCGCCCAAGAGCGCTCCGAGACGGTCGGGAAGCTCACCGAACTGGAGCGGAGCCGTAAGGCCGTCGCCTCGCACAAGCGGACCGTCGAGAAGAAGCTCGCCGAGGCCCGCAAGCTGCTCAACTCCCTGCCGGACGCGGAGCGCGCCGCCTACGAACGGGCCACCCGCGGCGCCCGCCAGTACATGCCGGAGCTCTCCGGCTCCGCCGCCCCGGCCGGCCGCGCCGCCGCCGCCCTCGCCGCCGCCCGCTCCGCCCTCGGCCGCCCCTACGTCTGGGGCGCCAACGGACCCTCCGGCTTCGACTGTTCGGGCCTGATGCAGTGGTCGTACGCGCACGCCGGGGTCCAGCTGCCGCGCACCTCGCAGGAGCAGCGCTACGCGGGTCGGCGGATCCCGCTCTCCCAGGTGCGCCCCGGTGACCTGGTCGTCTACCGCTCCGACGCCGGCCATGTGGCGATGTACGCGGGCAACGGCCAGGTGATCCACGCGCCCCACCCCGGCGCGCCGGTGCGCTACGACCCGGTCGGGATGATGCCCATCTCCTCGGTCACCCGGGTCTGA